In a genomic window of Prochlorococcus marinus subsp. marinus str. CCMP1375:
- the sufB gene encoding Fe-S cluster assembly protein SufB, translating to MTKNKTVSQVLEKSYEYGFLTDVESEKIPKGINESIIRLISEKKSEPDFLLEFRLKAFRKWEKMEEPKWADLNYPPINYQDLVYYSAPKDIEKKTSLDDVDPEILATFDKLGIPLNEQKRLTNVAVDAVFDSVSIATTFKEKLAEDGVIFCSISEAIQKYPELVDKYLGTIVPMSDNFFAALNSAIFSDGSFVYIPKGVNCPMELSSYFRINSGDTGQFERTLIIAEEKSSVSYLEGCTAPMFDTNTLHAAVVELIALDDASIKYSTVQNWYAGDKNGIGGIYNFVTKRGRCKGKRSKISWSQVETGSSITWKYPSCILEGDGAVGEFYSVALTNNKQIADTGTKMIHIGKNTKSTIISKGISAGKSKNSYRGLVHMGSKAFGAKNYSQCDSLLIGDQASANTYPYIHSKQMNSSIEHEASTSKISEDQLFYLKSRGINSEEAVSMMVSGFCQDVFNKLPMEFASEADSLLGLKLEGTIG from the coding sequence ATGACTAAAAACAAAACGGTATCGCAAGTTCTCGAGAAATCATATGAGTATGGTTTTCTCACAGATGTGGAGTCTGAAAAAATTCCCAAGGGAATTAACGAAAGTATTATTCGTTTGATTTCAGAAAAAAAAAGTGAGCCAGACTTTCTGTTGGAATTTCGTTTGAAAGCTTTTAGGAAGTGGGAAAAGATGGAAGAACCAAAATGGGCAGATTTAAACTATCCCCCCATTAATTATCAAGATTTAGTTTATTATTCTGCACCAAAAGATATAGAAAAGAAAACTAGTCTTGATGATGTTGATCCAGAAATATTAGCTACTTTTGATAAACTTGGAATTCCCCTTAATGAGCAAAAAAGACTTACTAATGTAGCTGTAGATGCTGTATTTGATAGTGTCTCAATTGCAACTACTTTTAAAGAGAAATTAGCGGAAGATGGAGTTATTTTTTGTTCAATTAGTGAAGCAATTCAAAAATACCCTGAACTTGTAGATAAATATTTAGGCACAATAGTTCCAATGAGCGATAATTTTTTCGCAGCCTTAAATTCAGCTATATTTAGTGATGGATCCTTTGTATATATACCCAAAGGTGTTAATTGTCCTATGGAGCTATCCTCATATTTTAGAATCAATTCTGGAGATACTGGGCAATTTGAAAGAACATTAATTATCGCCGAAGAAAAATCATCAGTAAGTTACTTGGAGGGATGCACAGCGCCAATGTTTGATACCAACACTCTTCATGCAGCTGTTGTAGAATTAATTGCTTTAGATGACGCATCAATCAAATATTCAACCGTTCAGAATTGGTATGCAGGAGATAAAAATGGGATTGGAGGTATTTATAATTTTGTCACCAAACGAGGAAGATGCAAAGGGAAAAGAAGCAAGATTAGTTGGTCTCAAGTTGAAACTGGCTCTTCTATAACATGGAAATATCCAAGTTGTATTCTAGAAGGAGATGGTGCAGTTGGTGAATTTTACTCTGTAGCACTAACTAATAATAAGCAAATAGCAGATACAGGGACAAAAATGATTCATATTGGAAAAAACACAAAATCAACTATTATCAGCAAAGGTATAAGTGCTGGAAAATCAAAAAATAGTTATAGAGGATTAGTTCATATGGGAAGCAAAGCATTTGGCGCCAAAAATTATAGCCAATGTGATTCATTATTAATTGGAGATCAAGCTTCTGCTAATACATATCCCTATATACATTCAAAACAAATGAATTCTAGTATTGAGCATGAAGCAAGTACTTCTAAAATATCTGAAGATCAATTATTCTACCTGAAAAGTCGAGGTATTAATTCTGAGGAGGCTGTGTCAATGATGGTAAGTGGATTTTGTCAGGATGTATTCAATAAATTACCAATGGAATTTGCATCAGAAGCTGATAGTCTATTGGGGCTTAAACTGGAAGGAACTATAGGATGA
- a CDS encoding DUF4912 domain-containing protein, with the protein MAQDKESLSRLTLRQLRIQASELRIPLYSRKSKASLIKEISLFKEREQTDRKLISFSGLNPLKRKKDSFDSASTEQTRVVFLPRDPDWAYVFWTISEADRQRAQSQGASRLCLRLSDVTGIQNGGQYAGTLREVIVDSHSTEWYLPIPVGDRDYKVELGYRFGAQWISLSFSSVARVPSLRPSEQVLDQFVPFSLDAPSSNDVVEEEKNLLTDQRESDLHERLYQTATTHFRKSRIGSEEFQERTGHDEVINESGSGLWASGRNESGLGGIEQRERSFWLIADAELIVYGSTDPSAKLSIGGEEVPLASDGTFRLQVPFRDGVQNYLIEATDVMGEQKRNINMKFERVTPQDNTNPIDKAKSEWF; encoded by the coding sequence GTGGCCCAGGATAAAGAATCATTGTCACGTTTAACACTTCGTCAGTTGCGCATACAAGCAAGTGAATTAAGAATTCCGCTTTATAGCCGTAAATCCAAAGCTTCTTTAATCAAAGAAATCTCTTTATTTAAAGAAAGGGAGCAAACTGATAGGAAATTAATATCATTTTCTGGATTAAATCCTTTAAAAAGAAAGAAAGATAGCTTTGACTCTGCTTCAACTGAACAAACAAGAGTTGTTTTTCTTCCCAGGGATCCTGACTGGGCCTACGTTTTTTGGACTATTTCTGAAGCAGATCGTCAACGTGCTCAATCTCAAGGAGCAAGCAGACTTTGTTTACGTTTGTCAGATGTTACGGGCATACAAAATGGAGGACAATATGCAGGAACTTTAAGAGAGGTCATTGTTGATAGCCATAGTACTGAGTGGTATTTACCTATTCCCGTTGGAGATCGTGATTATAAAGTAGAACTTGGTTATCGCTTTGGGGCTCAATGGATTTCCTTGTCATTCTCTTCAGTTGCAAGAGTTCCTTCTTTGCGTCCAAGTGAGCAGGTATTGGATCAGTTTGTTCCTTTTAGCTTGGATGCACCGTCAAGTAATGATGTTGTTGAGGAAGAAAAGAATTTATTGACTGACCAACGGGAGAGTGATTTGCATGAACGCTTATATCAAACAGCCACCACACATTTCCGTAAGTCACGAATTGGCTCCGAAGAATTTCAAGAAAGAACAGGCCATGATGAAGTGATTAATGAATCAGGTTCTGGTTTATGGGCCAGTGGTAGAAATGAATCTGGTTTGGGTGGTATTGAACAGCGCGAGCGTTCTTTTTGGCTAATTGCCGATGCTGAATTAATTGTTTATGGCTCTACTGACCCTTCAGCAAAACTATCTATAGGTGGTGAGGAGGTTCCTTTGGCGTCTGATGGAACATTTAGATTACAGGTTCCTTTTAGAGATGGAGTGCAGAATTACTTAATAGAAGCAACAGATGTTATGGGTGAACAGAAACGTAATATAAACATGAAATTTGAACGTGTTACTCCTCAAGACAATACAAACCCAATAGATAAAGCAAAATCTGAATGGTTTTAA
- a CDS encoding membrane protein, which produces MARWLVAITPIAGAILFPLIVPITISRLGISYGVVVALVLSSLWFVAMLRTSEMPH; this is translated from the coding sequence ATGGCGCGTTGGTTAGTAGCAATTACCCCGATTGCAGGTGCAATACTTTTTCCTTTAATAGTGCCAATTACTATTAGTAGACTTGGCATAAGTTATGGCGTTGTTGTTGCATTGGTTCTAAGTAGCTTATGGTTTGTTGCAATGTTACGTACCTCAGAGATGCCTCACTGA